Proteins encoded together in one Chaetodon auriga isolate fChaAug3 chromosome 20, fChaAug3.hap1, whole genome shotgun sequence window:
- the smim36 gene encoding small integral membrane protein 36: MGFMEFYLEIDPVTLNLIILVASYVILLLVFLISCILYDCRGKDPTKEYAPDNTPAPPSQSPIRLVVMQNSPASSRYEPNNTASHGEPPTPDLSRDRGEREREREREREKRSTLV; the protein is encoded by the coding sequence ATGGGTTTCATGGAATTCTACCTGGAGATTGACCCCGTCACCCTGAACCTCATAATCCTGGTGGCCAGCTATGTCATCCTGCTCCTGGTCTTCCTCATCTCCTGCATCCTGTACGACTGCCGGGGCAAAGACCCCACCAAGGAGTACGCCCCCGACAACACGCCGGCGCCACCCAGCCAGTCGCCCATACGCCTGGTGGTCATGCAGAACTCGCCCGCCTCGTCTCGCTACGAGCCCAACAACACGGCGAGCCACGGCGAGCCGCCGACGCCAGACCTGAGCcgggacagaggagagagggagcgggagcgagagagggagagggagaagaggagtaCTCTggtctga